The Chloroflexota bacterium DNA window TATTGACATTAAACCTTACGCAAGGCGAGGTATACCGATGAAAACGCTAACTGGTGCTCAAATGATGTGTGAAGCGTTGCTAGCCGAAGGCGTTGATGTGATGTTTGGCTATCCAGGTGGGGCGATTATGCCGTTCTACCACGCGCTGCCCGAATATCCCGAATTGCGCCATATTTTGGTGCGCCACGAACAAGCTGCGGGCCATGCCGCCGAAGGCTATGCCCGTACTAGCGGCAAAGTTGGGGTTTGTGTCGCCACCAGCGGCCCAGGCGCAACCAACTTGGTCACGGCAATTGCCGATGCCATGATGGATTCAGTGCCAATTGTGGCGATCACAGGGCAAGTGGTCACCTCGTTGATCGGCAAAGATGGCTTTCAAGAAACCGATGTGACGGGCATCACCCAGCCAATCACCAAGCACAATTATTTGGTGACCGATGTGCGCGATTTGCCCCGTGTGTTCAAAGAAGCCTTTCATATTGCCCGAACTGGCCGCCCTGGCCCAGTATTGATCGACGTTGCCAAAGATGTACAAAACGCCCGTGGCGTATTCGAGTATCCAGAATCGGTCGATTTGCCAGGCTACAAGCCCAACTATGATGGCAATCGCCGCCAAATCAAAGAAGCTGCTAATTTACTGAATCAAGCCAAAAAGCCCTTGATTATGGCAGGCCATGGCATTTTGCTGGGTCACGCAAGCGTCGAATTACGCGAATTTGCCGAAAAAACTGGCATTCCGGTGATCACCACATTGTTGGGCATTAGCTGCATTCCCGAAGATCATCCGTTATCGTTGGGCATGCCTGGCATGCACGGTTGGGTCCATGTCAACCGCGCCATCCAAGAATGCGATGTGTTGTTTACGATTGGCGCACGCTTCGACGACCGCGTAACTGGCAAATTAGATACCTTTGCCCGCAACGCCAAAATCATTCACGTCGATATTGATCCGGCTGAAGTTGGCAAAAATGTGATTACCGCCGTGCCAATTGTCGGCGATGCCAAGCGCGTGCTGGAAAACTTGACCGAAATTGTCAACGCCAACGAGCATAGCGAATGGCTGAACCATATTCGTGATATTCAGGCCACGCGCTCCAAGCGCCAACGCGACCCAGAAAGTGGCATGTTCACGCCACACCATGTGTATGCCGAATTCACCCGCATTATGCAAGGCGAATTTCGGGTTTGCACCGACGTGGGCCAGCACCAAATGTGGGCAGCTCAGCTGATCGAATATATGAAACCCCATACCCATATCACCTCTGGCGGTTTGGGAACCATGGGTTTTGCCTTGCCAGCGGCGATGGGCGTGCAAGTCGCTTGCCCCAACGAAGAAGTTTGGGCAATTGCCGGCGACGGCGGTTTTCAAATGAATTTGCAAGAGCTAGCCACGGTGGTGCAAGAAAGCCTACCCTTGAAGATTTGTATCATCAACAATGGC harbors:
- the ilvB gene encoding biosynthetic-type acetolactate synthase large subunit, producing MKTLTGAQMMCEALLAEGVDVMFGYPGGAIMPFYHALPEYPELRHILVRHEQAAGHAAEGYARTSGKVGVCVATSGPGATNLVTAIADAMMDSVPIVAITGQVVTSLIGKDGFQETDVTGITQPITKHNYLVTDVRDLPRVFKEAFHIARTGRPGPVLIDVAKDVQNARGVFEYPESVDLPGYKPNYDGNRRQIKEAANLLNQAKKPLIMAGHGILLGHASVELREFAEKTGIPVITTLLGISCIPEDHPLSLGMPGMHGWVHVNRAIQECDVLFTIGARFDDRVTGKLDTFARNAKIIHVDIDPAEVGKNVITAVPIVGDAKRVLENLTEIVNANEHSEWLNHIRDIQATRSKRQRDPESGMFTPHHVYAEFTRIMQGEFRVCTDVGQHQMWAAQLIEYMKPHTHITSGGLGTMGFALPAAMGVQVACPNEEVWAIAGDGGFQMNLQELATVVQESLPLKICIINNGYLGMVRQWQELFHERRYSATPMWSPDFIKLADAYGIPGVRVERAEDVAEAIQQARSTNGPFLIEFVVEREVNVYPMVAPGASISDMFEDPSEVEIEDVVAVK